Sequence from the uncultured Bacteroides sp. genome:
TGGACGACATCAGACTTCTTATCGAGCAAGTGCGCATCCCGCCACAGATTGGTAAATACAAAGTATACATTATTGATGAGGTTCATATGCTGTCAACAGCAGCATTCAATGCATTCCTTAAAACATTGGAAGAACCTCCCAAACATGCAATTTTTATTCTTGCCACAACTGAAAAGCATAAACTTTTGCCAACAATTCTTTCTCGTTGTCAGATTTATGATTTCAACAGAATCAGTGTGCAGGATACGGTTAATCACCTTACTTATGTAGCTCAAAAAGAAGGAATCAACGCAGAACCTGATGCATTAAATGTAATAGCACAGAAAGCTGACGGTGGTATGCGTGATGCTTTATCAATATTTGATCAGGTTGTAAGTTTTACCGGGGGAAATGTACAATATAAAAGTGTTATTGAGAACCTGAATGTTCTTGATTATGAATATTATTTCCGACTAACCGACAAGTTTATTGAAAATAATGTAAGTGACACACTGCTTATCTTTAATGATATTCTGAACAAAGGATTCGAAGGCAGTCACTTTATTACCGGACTAGCTTCTCATTTCAGAGATCTATTGGTGAGCAGGGATAATGAAACTCTTCAACTGCTGGAAGTTGGAGCCAGCATTCGTGAACGTTACAAAGAGCAGGCAGCCAAATGCAATCCTAAATTCCTCTATAAGGCGATGAAAATCTCTAACGAGTGCGATTTAAATTATCGTGTAAGCAAGAATAAACGTTTTTTGGTAGAGCTAACATTGATTCAGCTTGCACAATTGACTGCGGAACCTGATGATGAAAGCCATGGGCGTAGCCCTAAACAATCTATAAAACCAGTCTTCACACAGCAAAATAATGCTACGGTACAGCAACAAGTAGCTGCACCAGTTTCTCAGAATGGACAAACATTCTCTTCTCAGAATGTTGCTTCAAATGCCCAACATGGTGTTCCGCCACAAATTCATAATAATCCGGTACCTAATATTAGTATAAGGAAGGAAGAAAAGAAAGTTCCTGTTATAAAAGCAGGAAGTTTAGGAATATCCATAAAGAATCCATACCAGAGCGAGCAGAATAAAAAGGAAAAAGTATCAGAAAAGACTCCATCCATAAAT
This genomic interval carries:
- a CDS encoding DNA polymerase III subunit gamma/tau — translated: MENYIVSARKYRPSTFESVVGQKSLTTTLKNAIATQKLAHAYLFCGPRGVGKTTCARIFAKTINCLNLTAEGEACNECESCKAFNEQRSYNIHELDAASNNSVDDIRLLIEQVRIPPQIGKYKVYIIDEVHMLSTAAFNAFLKTLEEPPKHAIFILATTEKHKLLPTILSRCQIYDFNRISVQDTVNHLTYVAQKEGINAEPDALNVIAQKADGGMRDALSIFDQVVSFTGGNVQYKSVIENLNVLDYEYYFRLTDKFIENNVSDTLLIFNDILNKGFEGSHFITGLASHFRDLLVSRDNETLQLLEVGASIRERYKEQAAKCNPKFLYKAMKISNECDLNYRVSKNKRFLVELTLIQLAQLTAEPDDESHGRSPKQSIKPVFTQQNNATVQQQVAAPVSQNGQTFSSQNVASNAQHGVPPQIHNNPVPNISIRKEEKKVPVIKAGSLGISIKNPYQSEQNKKEKVSEKTPSINKNEDDFAFNDRDLTHYWLEFANALPIEQRGIMMRMKNSSPKLLSATSFEMVVDNEIVAKDVTTMIPQIQNYLRTQLHNSKITMNVRVSEALETVRAYSRVERFQMMAQKNSDLMKLKKAFGLELS